From one Ooceraea biroi isolate clonal line C1 chromosome 7, Obir_v5.4, whole genome shotgun sequence genomic stretch:
- the LOC113562314 gene encoding uncharacterized protein LOC113562314: MNDEIVSKPGSDIPFADEDAPSTDGASRLAASWITSRGLTNVEREDTCSRNVRSFTTFRASGLPAKRELPTPVDNKMLNHCRESLQQRYARQSSVQKEGKHEETESALQRYENAVLKYQKPKLRPKRQVSRERQQQNYSSSDESVARNKSKSTSSIDTQSVNNILDEYEDLDYRRSSDLSDIGSISVTNFEATMMDQQRRQQQQQQGRFRTSGTKLQVKSIPMKEKIQPVLKVNQQTQVRQRSRDRQKDSSKGHQHVASEETRLTSPMTTDVIENSRSKMPEVLLRKGEVQKRVDEWLNQAHSHNFPVPREKPLTRSNSSADQKSQRRYRQDSRSRSNDEARNRLNGGTSSSYDDLTRVDSRLERNRPEKVNVGVNTSRGTYKEYLAVKSRAKQQDYGFSAQSYVSTSRFGDSGPVSRIPQRGPLGSSFRSRRAEANPEEKSMAEDRVTNLTKARGESDYGRAAVSSLKMTEGSIATVTMLATSTTMTMTTMATTATSIIPCRRPSLKRSGNNDQNCSPAARLLVKEETDPRPPRAAGPSKGPLSAGSLGVQGEPISPNKDGESRRPAAAASGPMPRPAAAAIADKAVEVACKSTEVSTRCAANHPRDRLSKTASAESDRVALESPRRRSQVSSDVGRREPRAIDQSRQEQSNYGLAVGARVRALQGQVESRSARSKSHQIVGALMETKKPPVLPRKDLGVSPSRDSVSQDRPKVPTATPTSSFKPHNRTCTATSVLQQQLHEQNAARSRIAVCEVVPSSRSTRYASSDHVERIYERSLQPQVIHADDLESILRAPLQVSPYGEKIGISRSDRESPIKEQPMTLEDEQVDRIAESRHEHLETIEEDDRKSESSICRYPEIGLKQCLKVQQSLPNGRSKESEDKRKDSSPIYAKWDQQQQIIVNEPARTFATFQSMSPCQSNVKANIRSRSPETKVSTVHEEVTQDPNKPTIILEDFNYENASRGDPDQLMIHSRENSNLSTATIPLDELESQRSSRFKTEEDPSRSRLQFGGKAQDRVVEETVKDTDERGAVINEVLVKNLQFEQDLPETPSEQTRSDRVVQQVNFRNILCDDYENEKLKSRKMYTKEEMDHQRLVDMLKKRDFKTLKMVSDKDITFNITLHFL, encoded by the coding sequence ATGAACGATGAAATAGTTTCAAAACCCGGCAGCGATATTCCCTTCGCCGACGAGGATGCGCCCAGCACGGATGGCGCTTCTCGTTTGGCCGCTTCATGGATCACGTCGAGAGGTTTGACGAACGTCGAGCGGGAGGACACGTGCTCGCGGAACGTGCGGAGCTTTACGACCTTCCGTGCTTCCGGCCTGCCGGCGAAACGGGAATTGCCGACGCCTGTCGACAACAAGATGCTCAATCATTGCCGGGAATCGCTTCAACAGCGTTACGCGCGACAATCGTCCGTTCAGAAGGAAGGCAAGCACGAGGAGACCGAGAGCGCCCTGCAGCGTTACGAAAACGCAGTGCTGAAGTACCAGAAACCGAAGCTGCGTCCCAAACGACAAGTCAGCCGCGAGCGTCAGCAACAGAATTACTCGAGCAGTGACGAAAGCGTCGCGAGGAATAAATCAAAGAGCACTAGCTCCATCGATACGCAGTcagtaaacaatattctgGACGAGTACGAGGATCTGGACTACCGCAGATCATCGGATCTTAGTGATATCGGCAGCATCAGCGTGACCAACTTCGAGGCGACGATGATGGATCAACAAAGacgacagcagcagcagcaacagggGAGATTTCGAACGTCCGGCACGAAGCTTCAGGTCAAATCGATCCCAATGAAGGAGAAGATTCAGCCAGTGCTGAAGGTAAACCAGCAAACTCAGGTGAGGCAACGTTCGCGCGACAGGCAGAAGGACTCCAGTAAAGGACATCAGCATGTCGCGTCCGAGGAAACGCGTCTCACTTCGCCGATGACGACGGACGTGATCGAGAACAGTCGCTCGAAAATGCCCGAAGTGTTGTTGCGCAAAGGAGAGGTTCAGAAAAGGGTGGATGAATGGCTGAATCAGGCACACAGTCACAATTTCCCGGTGCCTCGTGAGAAGCCGCTGACGAGGTCCAACAGCAGCGCCGACCAGAAGAGCCAGCGAAGGTATCGTCAGGATTCGAGATCCAGGTCGAACGACGAGGCGAGGAACAGATTAAACGGTGGAACCTCGTCGAGCTATGACGATCTGACTCGGGTGGATAGCAGGCTGGAGCGCAACAGACCGGAGAAGGTGAACGTCGGCGTGAACACTAGCAGAGGCACTTACAAGGAATACCTCGCGGTGAAGAGCAGGGCTAAGCAGCAGGATTATGGCTTCAGCGCTCAGTCGTATGTCTCTACCTCGAGATTCGGCGACTCCGGTCCAGTTTCCAGGATCCCCCAGAGAGGACCTCTCGGTTCGAGTTTCCGATCCAGGCGTGCTGAAGCGAATCCCGAAGAGAAAAGCATGGCTGAGGACAGAGTTACGAATTTAACAAAGGCAAGAGGTGAGTCCGATTACGGTAGAGCCGCTGTTAGCAGCTTGAAGATGACCGAAGGATCCATCGCGACGGTAACGATGCTGGCGACgtcaacgacgatgacgatgacaacgATGGCGACGACTGCGACATCAATTATCCCTTGTAGAAGACCATCGCTGAAACGTTCTGGAAACAACGATCAGAATTGCTCGCCAGCGGCGCGTTTGCTCGTTAAGGAGGAGACGGATCCGCGCCCGCCGCGCGCGGCGGGCCCCTCGAAGGGCCCGTTGTCGGCCGGCAGCCTTGGTGTCCAAGGCGAGCCGATCTCACCAAATAAGGACGGAGAAAGTAGGCGGCCGGCTGCTGCGGCAAGCGGACCGATGCCGCGGCCTGCTGCCGCCGCCATCGCCGATAAAGCGGTCGAGGTGGCCTGTAAATCGACGGAAGTATCGACGAGGTGCGCCGCCAACCATCCTCGAGACAGATTGTCGAAGACCGCCTCGGCGGAGTCCGATCGAGTCGCGCTTGAGTCGCCGCGACGCCGATCTCAAGTTTCAAGCGACGTTGGGCGAAGGGAGCCCAGAGCGATCGATCAGTCGCGGCAAGAGCAATCAAACTACGGTTTGGCGGTCGGTGCACGCGTACGGGCTCTTCAAGGTCAGGTAGAGTCGCGCAGTGCAAGGTCCAAGTCTCATCAGATCGTCGGGGCACTGATGGAGACCAAGAAGCCGCCGGTTTTGCCACGCAAGGATCTCGGTGTATCTCCCTCACGGGATTCCGTTTCGCAGGATCGACCAAAGGTGCCGACCGCCACCCCTACATCCAGTTTCAAACCGCACAATCGAACTTGCACAGCGACGAGCGTCTTACAACAGCAGCTACACGAGCAGAACGCTGCAAGATCTAGGATCGCGGTCTGCGAGGTCGTTCCGTCCAGCAGGAGCACGCGTTACGCTTCGTCTGATCACGTGGAGAGGATTTACGAGCGCAGTCTGCAGCCGCAGGTGATCCACGCGGACGATCTTGAGTCGATTCTGCGAGCTCCCTTACAGGTGTCGCCTTATGGCGAAAAAATCGGCATTTCTAGATCCGATCGGGAGTCGCCCATCAAAGAACAGCCAATGACGCTCGAGGACGAGCAGGTTGATAGGATCGCTGAGTCGCGGCACGAGCATCTCGAGACTATCGAGGAGGACGATCGGAAGAGCGAGAGCTCAATCTGCAGATATCCGGAGATCGGATTGAAGCAGTGCCTGAAGGTGCAGCAGAGTTTGCCGAACGGCAGATCAAAAGAATCGGAGGATAAGAGGAAGGACAGTTCACCGATCTACGCTAAGTGggatcagcagcagcagatcATCGTCAATGAGCCCGCGAGGACCTTCGCCACTTTCCAATCGATGTCACCTTGTCAGAGCAACGTTAAGGCAAACATTCGGTCTCGATCTCCAGAGACGAAGGTATCCACAGTTCACGAAGAGGTCACGCAAGATCCAAACAAGCCGACGATAATCCTCGAGGACTTCAACTACGAGAACGCGTCTCGAGGGGATCCGGATCAATTGATGATTCACTCGCGGGAGAATAGCAATCTGTCGACTGCCACAATTCCGTTGGATGAATTAGAAAGTCAGAGAAGCTCAAGATTCAAGACTGAGGAAGATCCTTCTCGGAGCAGACTTCAGTTCGGTGGGAAAGCTCAAGATCGTGTGGTCGAGGAAACGGTTAAGGACACCGACGAACGTGGTGCAGTGATCAATGAAGTTCTCGTCAAGAACCTGCAATTCGAGCAGGATCTGCCGGAAACCCCGAGTGAACAAACGAGATCGGATCGTGTGGTTCAACAGGTGAATTTTCGTAATATCTTGTGTGATGATTACGAGAACGAGAAGTTGAAAAGCAGGAAGATGTATACGAAGGAGGAAATGGATCATCAGAGACTGGTGGACATGTTGAAGAAGAGAGATTTTAAGACGCTGAAGATGGTGAGTGATAaagatattacatttaatattacattgcaTTTCTTATAG